A stretch of Acropora palmata chromosome 9, jaAcrPala1.3, whole genome shotgun sequence DNA encodes these proteins:
- the LOC141892872 gene encoding uncharacterized protein LOC141892872, which yields MVIESVIEQLWTALENAQEILEELSAFYVEIGDESGKNETFDETETIEKEVQKAIETGQNAIKVRASKTVNINKSLWENTTDSDEQPTRRYQENENHGNHGDRNRVLKPLRIPTFDDDKRKFEDFWVLFRSLVDESTEPSNLKMARLRQCLTGNALEAIRGLGVTAPEYEEAKEILKSKYGGARRLLRAYMDQLEQMPLIRSNDIHALERFADLVRITVVKLQAEGRDGELTDGTLHSLLVKKLPDRQLENYSRWLNERARETSVVAFRDWLKDEVRFRVEAAEMAKGIESKPVEYVRPPRAMKYQEQSRTRNFHAVAMRNEPRNMKPPCSLCHGFDHGVWFCKQFYEKGVDDRWKIEKERKLCFRCLASDH from the coding sequence ATGGTTATCGAAAGTGTGATTGAACAGTTGTGGACAGCCTTGGAAAATGCACAGGAGATTTTAGAAGAACTTTCTGCGTTCTATGTCGAGATTGGAGACGAATCTGGCAAAAACGAAACTTTTGACGAGACCGAAACAATCGAAAAAGAAGTACAAAAAGCGATTGAAACAGGACAAAATGCGATAAAAGTCCGCGCGTCCAAAACCGTGAATATAAACAAATCATTATGGGAGAACACGACCGATAGCGACGAGCAACCGACCCGACGATATCAGGAAAACGAGAATCACGGCAATCACGGCGACCGAAACCGAGTTTTGAAGCCGTTAAGGATCCCTACGTTCGATGATGACAAGCGAAAGTTTGAAGATTTCTGGGTCCTCTTCAGAAGTCTAGTGGACGAGTCAACCGAAccatcaaatttaaaaatggcaaGGCTGCGACAGTGCCTAACAGGGAATGCATTGGAGGCTATCCGCGGTCTCGGAGTTACCGCTCCCGAATACGAAGAAGCTAAAGAGATATTAAAATCCAAGTATGGAGGTGCACGCCGGCTTCTGCGAGCCTACATGGATCAACTGGAACAGATGCCATTGATAAGAAGTAACGATATTCACGCCCTGGAGAGGTTTGCTGACCTGGTTAGAATCACAGTGGTAAAGTTACAGGCGGAAGGAAGAGACGGAGAGCTAACAGACGGGACTCTTCATAGCCTGCTGGTAAAGAAGTTGCCTGATCGACAGCTTGAAAACTACAGCCGATGGTTAAACGAGCGTGCTAGAGAAACGTCAGTCGTAGCTTTCAGAGACTGGTTGAAAGACGAGGTTAGATTCCGAGTAGAAGCGGCGGAAATGGCGAAAGGGATTGAATCGAAACCTGTCGAATACGTTAGACCACCGAGAGCAATGAAGTACCAGGAACAGAGCAGGACACGAAATTTTCATGCCGTCGCAATGAGAAATGAACCAAGGAACATGAAGCCTCCCTGTTCCCTTTGTCATGGATTCGATCACGGTGTGTGGTTTTGTAAGCAGTTCTACGAAAAAGGGGTAGACGACCGTTGGAAgatcgaaaaagaaagaaaactgtgTTTTCGTTGCTTAGCCTCGGATCACTGA
- the LOC141892873 gene encoding uncharacterized protein LOC141892873 — translation MDKATTKVRIVFDCAAKCNGISLNDMIHAGPKLLQDLFNVLIEVKEQDRSHFRLLWRDLDPNREPDVFEFNRVVFGKNSAPMESQFVAQENARRNQDRYPLAAETVLKSTYMDDSIDSVENDEEGVELYRQLKALWGAANMQARKWISNSPEVMEKIPAEERAT, via the exons ATGGATAAAGCGACAACGAAAGTACGAATCGTGTTTGACTGTGCTGCCAAATGCAATGGAATTTCCCTGAATGACATGATCCATGCAGGACCAAAATTACTGCAAGATCTTTTCAACGTCCTG ATAGAGGTTAAGGAGCAGGACCGGTCTCACTTCCGACTGCTGTGGAGAGACCTTGACCCCAACCGAGAGCCGGACGTGTTCGAGTTTAACCGAGTAGTCTTCGGGAAGAATTCCGCACCTATGGAGTCGCAGTTTGTCGCACAGGAGAACGCTCGAAGAAACCAAGACCGCTATCCCCTTGCCGCTGAGACGGTCCTTAAGTCCACCTATATGGACGATTCAATTGACAGCGTTGAGAACGACGAAGAAGGAGTGGAGTTGTACCGTCAATTGAAAGCACTGTGGGGAGCTGCTAACATGCAAGCCCGGAAATGGATCTCTAACTCACCGGAGGTTATGGAAAAGATTCCTGCAGAGGAGCGCGCTACTTAG
- the LOC141892875 gene encoding uncharacterized protein LOC141892875 has product MQDPNRPREMPEKKTSQRKEDTNGCTTLLTNNLQKEAASKRDDKLGVWRLDPTRFSSWIRLLRVHARVRRVLLNMRRRDNRNTRMELLPEEIKDAEEEIVRLAQREAFCEEYTALRSGKPISKKSQLIKLNPCIDEDGIIRCDGRLKFADFLPYDTRFPIILPRGHWVTKLIVKNYHERGNHAAGVNFTLCQLSERFWIIAAREEIREWDRAPHFGGAHEVLVKAAKKANYAVVGDRDVTDEELITVSTGVESLLNSRPLTYQSSDPRDDVPLTPNHFLHGQMGGQFSPESVDTTTFHPRQRWRKVQDIISRVWRRWLKECVPALNSRPKWTSEVQDLKVGDVVLVIQPDAPRGRWPLGRIVEVYPGRDGHTRVAKVACGVKTVVSPIQKLIPLGINC; this is encoded by the exons ATGCAAGACCCGAACAGACCAAGAGAAATGCCAGAGAAGAAAACCTCACAGAGGAAAGAGGACACGAATGGCTGTACAACCCTTTTGACGAATAACCTGCAGAAAGAAGCAGCATCGAAACGGGACGACAAACTGGGAGTGTGGAGACTTGATCCGACACGGTTTTCCAGTTGGATACGTTTACTTCGAGTACACGCAAGAGTGAGAAGAGTGTTGCTCAACATGCGTAGAAGAGACAACAGAAACACGAGAATGGAACTGTTGCCCGAGGAAATAAAAGATGCTGAAGAGGAAATAGTGCGCTTAGCACAGCGCGAAGCATTCTGCGAAGAGTACACAGCTTTGAGGTCAGGGAAGCCGATTTCAAAGAAGAGCCAGTTGATAAAACTAAATCCTTGCATAGACGAAGATGGCATCATCCGGTGTGATGGTCGATTAAAGTTCGCAGACTTCCTTCCATACGATACCAGATTTCCAATCATTCTGCCTCGCGGTCACTGGGTGACAAAGCTAATTGTGAAGAACTATCATGAGAGAGGAAATCATGCCGCTGGAGTAAATTTCACCCTTTGTCAGTTGAGCGAGAGATTTTGGATCATCGCCGCACGTGAGGAGATTCGCGAGTGGGATC GTGCCCCGCATTTTGGAGGAGCCCACGAAGTGCTGGTGAAAGCTGCGAAGAAAGCCAATTATGCAGTTGTAGGAGACCGAGATGTGACGGATGAAGAGCTGATCACTGTGTCTACAGGGGTGGAATCTCTACTTAACTCCCGTCCGTTGACGTATCAGAGCTCAGATCCGCGAGATGATGTTCCGCTGACCCCtaaccattttttgcatggtCAAATGGGAGGGCAATTTTCTCCTGAGTCTGTTGACACCACTACCTTTCATCCGCGACAACGATGGCGAAAGGTTCAGGACATTATTTCACGAGTTTGGAGGAGATGGCTTAAGGAATGTGTTCCTGCACTTAACAGCCGACCAAAGTGGACTTCAGAAGTCCAAGATTTAAAAGTTGGAGATGTAGTTCTTGTGATTCAGCCCGACGCTCCAAGAGGACGTTGGCCACTAGGGCGAATTGTTGAAGTGTATCCTGGACGAGATGGTCACACCCGTGTGGCTAAAGTTGCCTGTGGAGTCAAAACTGTCGTGAGCCCAATTCAAAAACTGATTCCTCTTGGAATTAACTGTTAG
- the LOC141892868 gene encoding melanocyte-stimulating hormone receptor-like produces METFKTKIDFLWVIDQRPFFVFIFSFNVFLAITATLGNTLILIALHKVSSIHPPTKFLLRCLAMSDFCVGVIVQPLFASFLMKIASGNWRILYLTLIALNFTFCGFSFATATVISVDRLLALFLGLRYRHTVTLRRVRCLVVCFSLVSIVNGFIYSLSSRDFANSVGFAVIITSLFLAVFSHVKIFLKLRQHQAQVQHDVGHEQANGGRIPLNIERYKRTVCTIAWVQLALVFCYFPMFILMILASVVTTDWYKIGSVFHISSLTVVYFNSTLNPILFCWKIREVREAVKTTVKQIRCLSS; encoded by the coding sequence ATGGAAACTTTTAAAACTAAAATCGATTTTCTCTGGGTGATTGATCAAAGGCCATTctttgtattcattttttcttttaacgtTTTTCTTGCTATCACCGCAACACTCGGCAACACTCTGATCCTTATTGCGCTTCACAAAGTGTCGTCGATTCATCctccaacaaaatttttgctcCGCTGCCTGGCTATGAGCGATTTTTGTGTTGGCGTTATTGTTCAGCCGCTTTTTGCCTCCTTTTTGATGAAAATCGCAAGTGGCAACTGGCGTATTCTTTACTTGACTTTGATTGCTTTGAACTTCACCTTCTGTGGATTTTCTTTCGCAACAGCCACTGTGATTAGCGTGGACAGGCTTCTCGCGCTGTTTTTGGGATTGAGATACAGACACACAGTAACTTTAAGACGAGTTCGTTGCCTTGTTGTCTGCTTCTCGCTAGTTTCAATTGTAAATGGTTTTATATACTCCTTATCTTCTCGGGACTTTGCCAACAGCGTAGGATTTGCTGTTATCATAACATCCTTGTTCCTCGCGGTCTTCTCTCACGTCAAAATTTTTCTCAAACTGCGACAGCATCAAGCCCAAGTACAACATGATGTTGGCCATGAACAAGCAAACGGCGGAAGAATTCCACTGAACATTGAGCGATACAAAAGGACTGTTTGCACCATAGCCTGGGTGCAGTTAGCATTGGTGTTTTGCTATTTCCCAATGTTCATTTTGATGATACTAGCAAGTGTGGTCACAACTGATTGGTACAAAATAGGATCAGTGTTTCACATATCTTCATTAACAGTCGTCTATTTTAATTCCACTCTGAACCCGATCCTTTTTTGCTGGAAAATACGTGAAGTCAGAGAAGCGGTAAAGACCACAGTGAAACAGATTCGTTGTTTGTCAAGTTAA